The following are encoded together in the Falsiruegeria litorea R37 genome:
- a CDS encoding branched-chain amino acid ABC transporter permease: MNTASKTQVVSNPNRLISLSNLLPWAFAALFLLCLPLIFQSSSALTIMNQMAITIVFALSYNMLLGQGGMLSFGHAVYMGLGGFFAMHVMNMVEYDGLWLPLPLLPVVGGVFGMAFAFLIGSFSTRRAGTVFAMISLGVGELIAACSIIIVVFFGGEEGISGDRTMGPEVLGYDFAAQSEVYYLTVIWLLVATALMYLFSRTPIGRIANAVRDNEERAEFLGYSQRRVRWMSFIASGFFAGVAGSLFAINFEILTEENLNLATSGSILLITFLGGVGFFVGPIIGAIVFTLLQTVLGLYTEIWSLYLGILFVACVMFFPGGFAGIIAMHRRPLALGKLNLLVGPYLKVAIPAITSVLSLAAILEISFHKRHSFGDDHEMSLYGITFDSHGYQALGLCIVIAAISLFLVSRILPSIKAAWDEANHAGDAQ; this comes from the coding sequence ATGAATACCGCAAGCAAAACACAAGTTGTGTCCAATCCCAACAGGTTGATATCGCTTTCCAACCTGCTGCCATGGGCCTTTGCCGCGCTGTTCCTGCTGTGTCTGCCACTGATCTTTCAGTCCAGTTCGGCCTTGACCATCATGAACCAGATGGCGATCACAATCGTCTTCGCGCTTAGCTATAACATGCTTCTGGGGCAGGGGGGCATGCTGTCCTTTGGGCACGCGGTCTACATGGGCCTGGGTGGGTTCTTTGCCATGCATGTGATGAACATGGTGGAATATGATGGCCTGTGGTTGCCCTTGCCGCTGCTGCCGGTTGTTGGCGGTGTGTTCGGCATGGCCTTTGCCTTCCTCATTGGCAGCTTCTCGACCCGTCGGGCAGGCACCGTGTTCGCGATGATTTCTCTGGGTGTGGGCGAGTTGATCGCCGCCTGTTCGATCATCATTGTCGTCTTCTTTGGCGGTGAAGAGGGGATTTCAGGAGACCGGACCATGGGCCCCGAAGTTCTGGGTTACGATTTCGCCGCGCAGTCCGAGGTCTACTATCTAACCGTGATCTGGCTCTTGGTGGCCACAGCACTGATGTACCTTTTCTCGCGCACGCCGATTGGCCGTATTGCCAACGCGGTTCGCGACAACGAAGAACGCGCCGAGTTCCTGGGTTATTCGCAACGCCGGGTGCGCTGGATGTCGTTCATCGCGTCGGGTTTCTTTGCAGGCGTCGCTGGCTCGCTCTTTGCCATCAACTTTGAGATCCTGACCGAAGAGAACCTGAACCTGGCGACCTCTGGCTCGATCCTGCTGATCACCTTCTTGGGGGGCGTCGGTTTCTTTGTCGGTCCTATCATCGGGGCGATCGTGTTCACCCTGCTGCAGACGGTTCTGGGTCTTTATACCGAGATCTGGTCGCTCTATCTGGGCATCCTGTTCGTGGCCTGTGTGATGTTTTTCCCTGGTGGTTTTGCCGGGATCATCGCGATGCATCGCCGCCCGTTGGCTCTTGGCAAGCTGAACCTGTTGGTCGGTCCTTACCTCAAGGTTGCGATCCCTGCGATCACCAGCGTTCTTTCGCTGGCCGCGATCTTGGAAATCAGCTTCCACAAGCGCCATTCGTTTGGTGATGACCACGAGATGTCCCTGTACGGCATCACCTTCGACAGTCATGGCTATCAAGCACTTGGCTTGTGCATCGTGATCGCTGCCATCTCGCTGTTCCTGGTCTCGCGCATTCTGCCGTCGATCAAGGCCGCCTGGGACGAAGCCAACCACGCAGGAGACGCCCAATGA
- a CDS encoding UPF0280 family protein: MKPVAAILPCGTRLHLQHGPIDLIIGADDARRLAFEAAEARFQTVLQELVGELERLRQPMTLDHTPFDGRIARRMARVVRPHSLTFVTPMAAVAGSVADEILNAMRQATPLRRAYVNNGGDIALHLAPGESFTSAMASVEGHDLGRIEITSRDRIGGIATSGRGGRSLSFGIADSVTVLARTAAQADVAATLIANAVDLPNHPAITRRPATDLQDDSDLGDRLVTTHCAPLANADIHHALQSGLIVAEKMRDARLIRAASLHLQGESRHAGPSGLTGQQNKRTLLNA, from the coding sequence GTGAAGCCCGTCGCCGCCATATTGCCCTGTGGCACCCGGCTGCATTTGCAGCATGGGCCGATTGACCTGATCATCGGGGCAGATGACGCGCGTCGACTGGCTTTTGAGGCTGCGGAGGCACGGTTTCAAACCGTGCTGCAAGAACTGGTTGGCGAGTTGGAACGACTACGCCAGCCGATGACATTGGACCATACCCCATTTGATGGGCGTATTGCCCGCCGAATGGCGCGTGTGGTTCGACCTCATAGCCTTACCTTCGTAACCCCGATGGCGGCAGTGGCTGGTTCGGTGGCCGATGAAATCCTGAACGCCATGCGTCAGGCCACGCCCCTGCGCCGGGCCTATGTGAACAATGGTGGCGACATTGCGTTGCATCTGGCACCGGGTGAATCCTTCACCTCTGCCATGGCCTCGGTCGAAGGCCATGATCTGGGCCGTATAGAAATCACCTCTCGCGACAGGATTGGCGGCATTGCCACGTCAGGTCGCGGAGGTCGCAGCCTGTCTTTTGGCATCGCCGACAGCGTCACAGTTCTGGCGCGCACGGCCGCCCAAGCCGATGTGGCCGCAACCCTGATTGCAAACGCCGTCGACCTGCCCAATCACCCTGCCATCACCCGCCGCCCGGCCACCGACCTGCAAGACGACAGCGATCTGGGCGATCGGCTTGTCACGACCCACTGCGCGCCGCTCGCGAACGCAGATATTCACCATGCGCTGCAAAGCGGTCTGATCGTCGCCGAAAAAATGCGCGATGCCAGATTGATCCGCGCTGCATCCCTTCACCTGCAGGGCGAATCCCGCCATGCAGGACCTTCCGGTCTGACCGGACAACAAAACAAACGGACACTTCTAAATGCCTGA
- a CDS encoding FAD binding domain-containing protein has protein sequence MARFQPGTRTLDYFSPTTLDDAFDRLSARNVDIVAGGTDFYPARPQGPLKSDLLDVTRIAGLSGITQGTDGWRIGAATRWSEIFRTDLPSSFAGLQAAAREVGSLQIQNAGTVAGNLCNASPAADGVPPLLTLDAQVEIGSARGTRTIDLSDFITGVRKTDLLDDELVTAILLPEPPAHAQGAFEKLGSRRYLVISITMTAAVVGLDDEGRIDHARVAVGACSPVAQRLTGLESDLIGKTLDQIEVTEAHLTPLSPIDDVRGSGEYRLDAVAEQCLRAIIQAGGENG, from the coding sequence ATGGCACGCTTCCAACCGGGAACTCGCACCTTGGACTACTTTTCGCCCACGACCTTGGACGATGCATTTGACCGCCTCAGCGCGCGCAATGTCGATATCGTTGCAGGGGGGACCGACTTTTATCCGGCGCGTCCACAAGGACCGCTTAAATCTGATCTTCTCGACGTGACCCGCATCGCGGGCCTGTCCGGTATCACCCAGGGAACGGATGGCTGGCGCATTGGTGCCGCGACCCGGTGGAGTGAGATCTTTCGCACTGATCTGCCCTCTTCCTTTGCGGGCCTGCAAGCCGCTGCGCGCGAAGTGGGAAGCTTGCAAATTCAGAACGCAGGCACTGTCGCAGGCAACCTCTGCAACGCCTCCCCTGCCGCTGACGGTGTACCCCCTCTGCTGACGCTGGATGCGCAGGTTGAAATCGGCTCGGCTCGCGGCACGCGCACGATCGATCTGTCCGATTTCATCACCGGTGTCCGCAAGACAGACCTGCTCGACGACGAACTTGTCACCGCAATTCTGTTGCCGGAACCGCCTGCGCATGCGCAGGGCGCTTTCGAGAAGCTCGGCTCACGCCGCTACTTGGTGATCTCGATCACGATGACTGCAGCCGTGGTTGGTCTGGACGATGAGGGACGCATCGATCACGCTCGCGTTGCTGTTGGGGCATGCTCGCCCGTCGCACAGCGCCTGACCGGGTTGGAATCCGACCTGATCGGCAAAACGCTGGATCAAATTGAGGTGACCGAGGCGCATCTCACCCCGCTGTCGCCCATCGACGATGTACGCGGCAGTGGCGAATACCGTCTGGATGCGGTTGCGGAACAATGCCTGCGGGCAATCATACAGGCAGGAGGCGAGAATGGATAA
- a CDS encoding amino acid synthesis family protein, protein MPDVILRKTIASYEEIFHEGGPAPETPQRRAAVLAIIKNPFAGRYEADIQGFMEDLKPLGLQMAQKLLDILGGPENIEGYGKGSLVGEGGELEHGALWHAPGGYAMRQLLGNANAIVPSSKKVGGVGARLDVPITHINASYVRSHFDSMEVGSNDAPRGDELAFALVMSTGPRIHSRSGGLEAWDIKGEDGLR, encoded by the coding sequence ATGCCTGACGTCATTCTAAGAAAAACAATCGCGTCTTACGAAGAGATCTTTCACGAGGGCGGCCCCGCTCCGGAAACACCTCAACGCCGTGCGGCCGTTTTGGCGATCATCAAGAACCCCTTTGCTGGCCGGTATGAGGCCGACATTCAGGGCTTTATGGAGGACCTGAAGCCTCTGGGTCTGCAAATGGCACAAAAGCTGCTCGACATCCTGGGCGGTCCCGAAAACATCGAAGGCTATGGCAAAGGGTCCCTCGTCGGCGAAGGCGGCGAGCTGGAGCATGGCGCCTTGTGGCACGCACCGGGCGGTTACGCCATGCGGCAACTGCTGGGCAATGCAAACGCAATCGTGCCCTCGTCCAAGAAGGTCGGCGGCGTTGGCGCGCGGCTGGACGTGCCGATCACCCATATCAACGCCTCTTACGTGCGGTCGCATTTCGACAGCATGGAAGTGGGCAGCAACGATGCGCCGCGCGGCGATGAGCTGGCATTTGCGCTGGTGATGAGCACCGGACCGCGCATTCATTCACGCTCGGGCGGGTTGGAGGCCTGGGACATCAAGGGAGAGGACGGTCTGAGATGA
- a CDS encoding ABC transporter ATP-binding protein, with protein MTVPAIELRNLEKSFGLAKIIQGVNLKIEKGERHAVIGPNGAGKSTLFNLITGRFAPTSGGVYLHGEDVSGMQPFEINRRGLSRSFQITNIFPNMTVFENIRCGLLWTMGYKYSFWHMINGQRDVTEKAEQILEEINLTARRDLLAGTLAYAEQRALEIGITIAGGADIILLDEPCAGMSHSETDLIVDLIRKVTEDKTLMIVEHDMGVIFDLADKISVLVYGEIIESDVPDAVRASAKVKEAYLGTTLEEEDA; from the coding sequence ATGACAGTTCCCGCAATCGAACTGCGCAATCTGGAGAAGAGCTTTGGCCTGGCCAAGATCATCCAGGGCGTCAACCTCAAGATCGAAAAGGGCGAGCGTCATGCGGTGATCGGCCCGAACGGGGCAGGCAAATCCACCCTGTTCAACCTGATCACGGGTCGTTTCGCGCCGACCTCGGGCGGGGTATACCTGCATGGTGAAGATGTCAGCGGCATGCAGCCGTTCGAGATCAACCGACGCGGCCTGAGCCGGTCGTTCCAGATCACAAACATCTTCCCCAACATGACCGTGTTCGAGAACATTCGTTGCGGGCTGTTGTGGACGATGGGTTACAAATACTCGTTCTGGCACATGATCAATGGCCAACGCGATGTGACGGAAAAGGCAGAACAGATCCTGGAAGAGATCAATCTGACTGCACGTCGCGATCTTCTGGCGGGTACGCTGGCCTATGCCGAGCAGCGCGCGCTGGAAATCGGGATCACCATCGCAGGTGGCGCCGACATCATCCTGCTGGATGAGCCCTGTGCAGGGATGAGCCATTCGGAAACCGACCTGATCGTGGATCTGATCCGCAAGGTGACCGAGGACAAGACGCTGATGATCGTGGAACACGACATGGGTGTGATCTTTGACCTGGCCGACAAGATTTCGGTGCTGGTCTATGGCGAAATCATCGAGTCGGACGTGCCGGATGCCGTGCGTGCCTCGGCCAAGGTGAAAGAGGCCTATCTGGGTACAACGCTTGAAGAAGAGGACGCGTAA
- a CDS encoding branched-chain amino acid ABC transporter substrate-binding protein — translation MNKFKSLLVGAVVAGLAATSAMAQEKVRIAFIDPLSGPFASTGNQGLSIYRHSVDELVNKKGALLNGAAEFEIVPFDNKISAKESLIQLQVAIDQGIRFIAQGASSGVANALTDAIKKHNKRNPDSQVIFLNHSAVDPALTNDKCNFWHFRFDANADIKMDALTDDIAANQDIKKVYIIGQDYSFGKAVAAAAVRFLGEKRPDIEIVGNELHPIGKVKDFTPYARKVIASEADAVITGNWGGDMVGLGKAVMGAGFTKPIYTYYGATSGITANFGDQGDGIVKLAGAGQINPPLSADAEAFTASYYEKFPELDLGQPQMANVAPMLAAAINEVGNADDVKAIAYALEGMEHDGILTGKTVMRESDHQAIQTVTVQGQAKDGLTFDYDNSGHGMIAETVVELASADAPTTCKMKRP, via the coding sequence ATGAATAAGTTCAAGTCGTTGCTGGTCGGTGCGGTTGTCGCCGGTTTGGCTGCAACATCGGCCATGGCGCAGGAGAAAGTCCGAATCGCCTTTATCGACCCATTGTCGGGGCCGTTTGCGTCGACGGGCAACCAGGGCCTGTCGATCTATCGTCACTCGGTTGACGAACTGGTCAACAAGAAGGGCGCCCTGCTGAATGGCGCGGCCGAGTTCGAGATCGTACCGTTCGACAACAAGATCAGTGCCAAGGAATCCCTGATCCAGCTGCAGGTCGCCATCGACCAAGGCATTCGTTTCATCGCACAGGGTGCATCGTCGGGCGTTGCCAACGCGCTGACCGATGCCATCAAAAAGCACAACAAGCGCAACCCCGACAGCCAGGTCATCTTCCTGAACCACTCGGCGGTTGATCCGGCGCTGACCAACGACAAGTGCAACTTCTGGCACTTCCGTTTTGACGCCAACGCCGACATCAAGATGGATGCGCTGACCGACGACATCGCGGCCAATCAGGACATCAAAAAGGTCTACATCATCGGCCAGGACTATTCGTTCGGCAAAGCGGTTGCGGCCGCCGCTGTTCGTTTCTTGGGTGAAAAGCGCCCCGACATCGAAATCGTCGGCAACGAGCTGCACCCGATTGGCAAGGTCAAAGACTTCACGCCTTACGCGCGCAAAGTTATTGCAAGCGAAGCGGACGCCGTAATCACCGGCAACTGGGGCGGTGACATGGTTGGTCTGGGCAAGGCCGTCATGGGTGCAGGCTTTACCAAGCCGATCTACACCTACTATGGCGCCACCTCGGGCATCACTGCGAACTTTGGTGATCAGGGCGACGGCATCGTCAAGCTGGCCGGTGCCGGTCAGATCAACCCGCCGCTGTCGGCAGACGCCGAAGCGTTCACTGCGTCCTACTACGAGAAGTTCCCGGAGCTCGACCTGGGCCAGCCGCAGATGGCAAACGTTGCTCCGATGCTGGCCGCGGCCATCAACGAAGTAGGCAATGCCGATGACGTAAAAGCGATCGCCTACGCTCTGGAAGGCATGGAGCACGACGGCATCCTGACCGGTAAGACCGTGATGCGCGAAAGCGATCACCAGGCGATCCAGACTGTGACCGTTCAAGGCCAGGCCAAAGATGGTTTGACCTTCGATTATGACAACTCGGGCCACGGCATGATTGCCGAGACCGTCGTCGAGCTGGCCTCGGCAGATGCGCCAACCACCTGCAAGATGAAACGCCCGTAA
- a CDS encoding branched-chain amino acid ABC transporter permease translates to MALFLVNILDGLVTGLLLFMLCSGLTLIFSMMGVLNFAHASFYMLGAYFAYQISTITGFWLGLLVAPVIVGVFGALIERYGLRRVHKYGHVPELIFTFGLALLIEEVVQFFWGKSQMAYSEPEALNFAAFAIAGNSFPAYKVFMIFVAMGLFLTLLYILTKTRIGMTIQAALSYPETVQNLGHNVPLVFMGVFGVGTAMAGLAGVIAGPVLGTFPGMAVQLGSIVFVTIVIGGLGSLWGALVASLIIGWLQTFAAAYNVAMEDILTAIGFTKPENIWDHPLQDLWTLTLPQIGPILPYLLMVFVLVLRPQGLMGKRET, encoded by the coding sequence ATGGCATTGTTCCTCGTTAATATTTTGGATGGCCTGGTTACGGGGTTGCTGCTGTTCATGCTGTGCAGCGGCCTTACACTCATCTTTTCGATGATGGGTGTTCTGAACTTTGCCCACGCCAGTTTCTATATGTTGGGGGCGTATTTCGCTTACCAAATCAGCACAATAACCGGGTTTTGGCTGGGCCTTCTGGTCGCCCCGGTCATCGTCGGCGTCTTTGGGGCGCTCATCGAGCGATACGGGCTGAGGCGCGTTCACAAATACGGCCATGTGCCCGAATTGATCTTTACCTTTGGTCTGGCGCTGCTGATCGAAGAAGTGGTTCAGTTCTTCTGGGGCAAGAGCCAGATGGCTTACTCCGAGCCCGAGGCGCTGAACTTTGCCGCCTTTGCCATCGCTGGAAACTCTTTCCCTGCGTACAAAGTCTTCATGATCTTTGTTGCGATGGGGCTGTTCTTGACGTTGCTGTACATCCTGACCAAGACCCGCATCGGGATGACCATTCAGGCTGCGCTCAGCTATCCCGAAACGGTGCAGAACCTGGGGCACAACGTGCCTTTGGTGTTCATGGGCGTCTTTGGCGTGGGCACTGCGATGGCGGGTCTGGCGGGCGTGATCGCAGGGCCGGTTCTGGGCACATTCCCCGGCATGGCGGTTCAGCTGGGCTCGATCGTTTTCGTAACCATCGTCATCGGCGGCCTTGGCTCGCTTTGGGGCGCGCTTGTTGCTTCGCTGATCATCGGCTGGCTACAAACTTTCGCCGCTGCCTACAACGTCGCGATGGAGGACATCCTGACCGCCATCGGCTTTACCAAACCTGAAAACATCTGGGATCATCCGCTGCAGGATCTGTGGACCCTGACCCTGCCGCAGATCGGGCCGATCCTGCCGTATCTGCTGATGGTCTTTGTCCTTGTGCTGCGTCCACAGGGTCTGATGGGGAAACGTGAGACATGA
- a CDS encoding 6-hydroxynicotinate reductase — MATDRAKPEKIRCDACPVMCFIADGKAGACDRYANHGGDLVRLDALTIIENTDEAKLVPFMKDSQGPDDWDGNIVQGNRPFVTAVGAGTTYPDYKPAPFIVSQEVQGVDMVTVVTEGIFSYCGVKVKIDTDRHIGHERDVVYVDGEPIGHVMTSEYGSKMLSLGGVEHLTGGSKKEGRITCDALLKLCNREAVEMVIGEEEHQTTVVVEAGKAPIINGVEEKLMRVGCGSATIGMFAKQWVDHVDDVVVVDDHITGVLSEHQAGKLLDVEATGIKINGRRSTPGRYFQVAEPGTGWGGTDIEDPLKILGDFNPKFAKEGMKLLMVSTTGEQYAYFELDADLKPQTVDIPAPLKASADLIAENCEPSVCSVLFMGGAGGSLRAGVTENPVRLTKSVKDSLTFVSCGGAEAYVWPGGGITVMVDVLDMPTGSFGYVPTPALVAPIEFTMRVSDYGTLGGHMEEIKPVAEVVSDETRKVSQFDNQPDPMAATNYRWAK; from the coding sequence ATGGCAACTGACCGCGCCAAACCCGAAAAAATCCGCTGCGACGCCTGCCCGGTGATGTGTTTCATCGCCGACGGCAAGGCCGGCGCCTGTGACCGCTATGCCAACCACGGCGGCGATCTGGTGCGCCTGGATGCGCTGACCATCATCGAAAACACCGACGAGGCCAAGCTGGTCCCCTTCATGAAGGACAGCCAAGGGCCCGATGACTGGGATGGCAACATCGTGCAGGGCAATCGCCCCTTTGTGACTGCCGTTGGCGCCGGCACAACATATCCCGACTACAAGCCCGCGCCGTTCATCGTCAGCCAAGAGGTGCAGGGCGTCGACATGGTCACCGTCGTAACCGAAGGCATCTTCTCGTACTGCGGTGTGAAAGTGAAGATCGACACTGACCGTCACATCGGCCACGAACGCGATGTGGTCTATGTCGATGGCGAACCGATTGGTCATGTGATGACGTCCGAGTACGGCTCGAAGATGTTGTCTCTGGGTGGTGTTGAGCACCTGACTGGTGGTTCCAAGAAAGAAGGCCGGATCACCTGTGATGCGCTGCTGAAACTCTGCAACCGCGAAGCGGTTGAGATGGTGATCGGTGAAGAAGAGCATCAGACCACCGTTGTTGTTGAGGCAGGCAAGGCCCCGATCATCAACGGCGTCGAAGAGAAACTGATGCGCGTCGGCTGCGGCTCGGCCACCATCGGCATGTTCGCCAAACAGTGGGTCGACCATGTGGATGACGTGGTTGTGGTCGATGACCACATCACCGGCGTTCTGTCAGAGCACCAGGCGGGTAAGCTGCTGGATGTCGAGGCAACCGGCATCAAGATCAACGGTCGCCGCTCGACACCTGGTCGATACTTCCAGGTGGCGGAACCCGGCACCGGATGGGGCGGCACGGATATCGAAGACCCGCTCAAGATCCTGGGTGACTTCAACCCGAAATTCGCCAAAGAAGGCATGAAACTGCTGATGGTCTCGACCACCGGTGAGCAATACGCCTATTTCGAGCTCGACGCAGACCTGAAACCGCAGACTGTCGACATTCCGGCCCCTCTAAAAGCATCCGCCGATTTGATCGCCGAGAACTGTGAACCGTCGGTCTGTTCGGTTCTGTTCATGGGCGGCGCGGGCGGCAGCTTGCGGGCCGGCGTCACCGAAAACCCTGTTCGCCTGACCAAATCGGTCAAGGACTCTCTGACCTTTGTGTCCTGCGGCGGGGCCGAGGCCTATGTCTGGCCCGGTGGCGGGATCACCGTGATGGTGGACGTGCTGGACATGCCTACAGGCTCGTTCGGTTACGTCCCGACCCCGGCCCTGGTTGCCCCCATCGAATTCACCATGCGGGTCAGCGACTATGGCACGCTTGGCGGTCACATGGAGGAAATCAAACCGGTGGCTGAGGTTGTCTCGGATGAAACCCGCAAGGTGTCCCAGTTCGACAACCAGCCCGACCCGATGGCGGCCACCAACTATCGTTGGGCCAAGTGA
- a CDS encoding molybdopterin-dependent oxidoreductase: MDKRVSETVADFILNGDHVSTTPVAGERLSETLRERLGARDVKIGCNAGDCGACTVLVDGDPVCACLMPAQQAAGRAVETLGGLAREDEITQRLSESFQNFGAAQCGICTPGMMTAAVALLRDTDAPDEEQVQDALGGVLCRCTGYRKIIDAVVAVGQAEVPMQAEGHAGEGIRRLDGLGKVQGTEAFGDDVAPAGTLEVVVIRSPFPRAGFTFGDLDAFAEVTGVEAVLTAADVPGRNLFGVIPAFMDQPVFAEEEARFRGEAVAAIVATPEFARDFDPNTFPVEWDERPAAQDVHAAMAPEAAQLHEGRDGNVMCGGFVQCGDAKAAIAEADLTVEGSFRSGFVEHGYIEPEAGFAEVVNGRVEIHACTQAPVMDLDSMEIILGMPRDQIRIIPTGVGGGFGSKLDISVQPYLALGALKTGKPVRICYSRTESMQSTTKRHPSEITLKIGATKDGKIKGFDFFGYFNTGAYASWGPTVANRVPVHASGPYQITDYRAESKGIHTNCPSSGAFRGFGVPQSAIAQESLFDELADKLGIDRLDFRINNSLENNVPTVCGQVFEQGVGIKPCFEALRTAWNDERTDAEAFNASNDTLKRGVGVAGGWYGCGNTSLPNPSTIKSGVRADGTVVLHQGAMDIGQGANTVISQIFATALGIPVAQLEIIGADTDVTPDAGKTSASRQTYVSGSASRLSGEAMRAQILARVNASEDATLTIGNGQIKITDQGSEHVIDLSTLSPDAEGYVLRAEETYDPPTKPLDENGQGIPYAQFGYAAHLVVVEVDTKLGTVKPLKFVAAHDVGKAINPMLVEGQVQGGIAQGLGMALMEEYLPGRTENLHDYLIPTIGDIPPIETHIIEEPDAHGPYGAKGLGEHVLIPTAPAILNAIKDASGVRLTQVPATPSRVRAAIKDNNNGN, from the coding sequence ATGGATAAGCGCGTGAGCGAAACCGTCGCTGATTTCATCCTCAACGGCGATCACGTCAGCACAACGCCCGTTGCCGGGGAACGTCTTTCTGAGACCCTGCGCGAACGCCTTGGGGCCCGCGACGTCAAGATCGGCTGCAACGCGGGCGACTGCGGGGCCTGCACTGTCTTGGTCGATGGCGATCCCGTGTGCGCCTGTTTGATGCCCGCGCAACAGGCGGCTGGCCGGGCCGTCGAAACCCTGGGCGGTTTGGCGCGCGAGGATGAGATCACGCAGCGTCTGTCCGAAAGCTTTCAGAATTTTGGCGCGGCACAGTGTGGGATCTGTACACCCGGCATGATGACCGCTGCTGTCGCCTTGCTGCGCGACACAGATGCTCCGGACGAAGAGCAGGTGCAGGACGCCCTTGGGGGCGTGCTCTGCCGCTGCACCGGCTACCGCAAGATCATCGACGCCGTTGTCGCCGTGGGTCAGGCCGAGGTGCCCATGCAGGCCGAAGGTCATGCAGGCGAAGGCATCCGCCGCCTCGACGGTCTGGGCAAAGTGCAGGGCACAGAGGCCTTTGGCGATGACGTCGCCCCTGCTGGCACGCTCGAAGTGGTTGTGATCCGCTCGCCCTTCCCACGCGCAGGGTTCACCTTTGGGGATTTGGACGCATTTGCTGAAGTCACAGGCGTGGAAGCTGTTTTGACTGCCGCTGACGTTCCAGGCCGCAACCTGTTTGGCGTTATCCCGGCCTTCATGGATCAACCCGTCTTTGCCGAAGAAGAGGCGCGCTTCCGGGGCGAAGCCGTGGCTGCCATCGTTGCCACCCCTGAATTTGCCCGTGACTTTGACCCAAATACGTTCCCAGTCGAATGGGACGAGCGCCCTGCCGCTCAGGACGTACATGCGGCAATGGCGCCAGAGGCGGCGCAACTGCACGAAGGCCGTGACGGCAATGTCATGTGCGGGGGCTTTGTCCAGTGCGGCGACGCCAAGGCGGCAATTGCCGAGGCCGACCTCACCGTCGAAGGCAGCTTCCGCAGCGGATTTGTCGAGCACGGCTACATCGAGCCGGAAGCAGGCTTTGCCGAGGTGGTGAATGGCCGCGTTGAAATCCACGCCTGTACCCAGGCTCCGGTCATGGATCTCGATTCGATGGAGATCATTCTGGGCATGCCTCGCGATCAGATCCGCATCATTCCGACCGGTGTTGGCGGTGGGTTCGGGTCCAAACTCGATATTTCGGTGCAGCCCTACCTGGCGCTTGGCGCGCTCAAGACGGGCAAGCCCGTGCGCATCTGTTATTCGCGCACCGAGTCGATGCAGTCGACCACCAAGCGGCACCCGTCCGAGATCACGCTCAAGATTGGCGCCACGAAGGATGGCAAGATCAAAGGCTTCGACTTCTTCGGCTACTTCAACACCGGCGCTTATGCCAGCTGGGGTCCGACTGTCGCGAACCGGGTTCCGGTCCACGCATCCGGCCCTTATCAAATCACCGACTACCGAGCTGAATCCAAAGGCATCCACACGAACTGCCCTTCGTCAGGTGCCTTCCGAGGCTTTGGCGTGCCCCAATCGGCCATCGCGCAGGAAAGCCTGTTTGACGAGTTGGCGGATAAGCTTGGCATCGACCGGCTGGATTTCCGCATCAACAACTCGCTTGAGAACAATGTCCCGACCGTCTGTGGTCAGGTCTTCGAGCAAGGCGTTGGGATCAAGCCGTGTTTTGAGGCCTTGCGTACCGCGTGGAATGACGAACGCACTGACGCAGAGGCGTTCAACGCAAGCAACGACACGCTAAAGCGCGGCGTTGGCGTTGCGGGCGGCTGGTACGGCTGCGGCAACACTTCGCTGCCAAATCCCTCGACCATCAAATCCGGCGTTCGCGCCGATGGCACCGTGGTGCTGCACCAGGGCGCGATGGATATCGGCCAGGGCGCAAATACCGTCATCAGCCAGATTTTTGCCACTGCCTTGGGCATTCCGGTGGCTCAGCTTGAAATCATCGGTGCGGACACGGATGTGACGCCGGATGCCGGCAAAACCTCGGCCTCGCGTCAGACCTATGTGTCGGGCAGCGCCTCGCGCCTGTCGGGCGAGGCGATGCGAGCGCAAATCCTGGCGCGTGTGAACGCCAGCGAAGACGCCACGCTGACCATCGGCAACGGTCAGATCAAGATCACCGATCAGGGCAGCGAACATGTCATCGACCTGAGCACGCTGTCCCCTGACGCCGAGGGCTATGTCCTGCGCGCAGAAGAGACCTATGACCCGCCCACCAAACCGCTGGACGAAAACGGCCAGGGCATCCCTTACGCCCAATTCGGCTATGCCGCGCATCTGGTGGTGGTTGAGGTCGACACCAAACTGGGCACCGTCAAGCCGCTGAAATTTGTGGCCGCCCATGATGTCGGCAAGGCGATCAACCCGATGCTGGTCGAGGGGCAGGTTCAGGGCGGCATCGCACAGGGTCTGGGCATGGCTCTGATGGAAGAATACCTGCCGGGCCGGACCGAAAACCTGCATGACTATCTGATCCCGACCATTGGCGACATTCCCCCGATCGAAACCCACATCATCGAAGAACCGGATGCGCATGGTCCCTATGGGGCCAAGGGGTTGGGCGAACACGTGCTGATCCCCACCGCTCCGGCCATTTTGAACGCAATCAAAGACGCCAGCGGCGTGCGGCTGACCCAAGTGCCCGCCACCCCGTCGCGCGTCCGTGCCGCAATCAAGGACAACAACAATGGCAACTGA